A genomic window from Dethiosulfovibrio russensis includes:
- a CDS encoding RrF2 family transcriptional regulator, translated as MSGIFQVSEAVSLALHGMGILALAGKRMRVREMAEAVEASEAHMAKVFQRLVRAGLVESVRGPAGGFELLKKPSEIPLYAVYRAIEGDLRPKSCVLGLSRCPFRECMFGDFPDRVYEEFTDHLKSRSLGDLVGFEDETSGRGWIDGSQDNAQDNNHRQG; from the coding sequence ATGAGCGGCATCTTTCAGGTTTCGGAGGCGGTCTCCCTTGCCCTTCATGGGATGGGGATCCTCGCTCTGGCGGGAAAGCGCATGAGGGTAAGGGAGATGGCCGAGGCGGTCGAGGCGTCCGAAGCCCATATGGCAAAGGTTTTTCAGAGGCTGGTGAGAGCCGGTTTGGTTGAGTCTGTTCGAGGTCCCGCCGGAGGGTTCGAGCTGTTGAAGAAACCTTCGGAAATACCGCTATACGCCGTCTATCGTGCCATAGAGGGGGATCTAAGGCCTAAAAGTTGCGTTTTGGGGCTCAGCAGATGTCCATTCAGGGAATGTATGTTCGGGGACTTCCCCGACAGGGTCTACGAGGAATTCACCGATCACCTGAAATCCAGGAGCCTGGGGGACCTGGTTGGATTTGAAGACGAAACGTCCGGGAGGGGTTGGATAGATGGAAGCCAAGATAATGCGCAGGATAATAACCATAGACAAGGATAA